A stretch of Hemicordylus capensis ecotype Gifberg chromosome 9, rHemCap1.1.pri, whole genome shotgun sequence DNA encodes these proteins:
- the LOC128334322 gene encoding uncharacterized protein LOC128334322, with the protein MEEHGFIINMVKSHLQPSQVLLHLGVRFKLKEATVSLPKERRGKNFLGYQALFTQSKSPTNALSTHSGTDDCLPGLQVQDTILAARRPSTTRIHQVTWSTFCSWMRKSGVDPLQAGVPAVLGFLQAGVKKGLCPSKLRRQTSALASVLIISTKESHSLHPDIQRFLKGAVNLGPPPIHRFPSWDLNKVLNALTKTPFKPMWKVPLRLMSFKVLFLVAVTSARRVSELAALSVRDELCIFQKESVAMKLDPTFLPKVNTVFHRSQELVLPYFCPNPRHPKEHA; encoded by the coding sequence ATGGAGGAACATGGCTTCATAATCAACATGGTCAAGAGTCACCTTCAACCGTCTCAGGTGTTGTTGCACCTAGGTGTTCGGTTCAAATTGAAGGAGGCGACAGTCAGCCTGccaaaggaaaggagaggaaaaaaTTTCCTTGGCTATCAGGCCTTATTTACACAAAGCAAGAGCCCCACTAATGCACTTAGCACACATTCTGGGACTGATGATTGCCTGCCTGGATTGCAGGTCCAGGACACAATTCTGGCAGCTAGGCGTCCTTCGACGACTAGAATTCATCAGGTTACATGGTCCACCTTTTGTTCCTGGATGCGCAAGTCTGGGGTGGATCCCTTACAAGCAGGAGTGCCAGCTGTTCTTGGTTTTTTACAAGCAGGAGTCAAAAAGGGTCTATGCCCCAGCAAGTTGAGGCGACAGACATCGGCGTTAGCTTCAGTTTTAATCATTTCCACCAAGGAGTCTCATTCTTTGCACCCGGACATTCAGCGTTTCTTGAAGGGGGCAGTTAACTTGGGTCCTCCTCCAATTCATAGATTTCCCTCGTGGGATTTGAACAAAGTTCTGAATGCTCTTACTAAGACTCCCTTCAAGCCTATGTGGAAGGTGCCCTTGAGACTCATGTCCTTTAAAGTTTTGTTCCTTGTTGCTGTTACGTCAGCCAGACGTGTCTCTGAGCTGGCGGCTCTTTCAGTACGGGATGAACTCTGTATTTTCCAAAAAGAGTCAGTAGCTATGAAACTAGACCCTACATTCTTACCTAAGGTGAACACGGTTTTTCACAGAAGTCAGGAGCTTGTGTTACCTTATTTTTGTCCGAATCCCCGCCATCCTAAGGAACACGCTTAG